The following nucleotide sequence is from Zea mays cultivar B73 chromosome 1, Zm-B73-REFERENCE-NAM-5.0, whole genome shotgun sequence.
TAGATACATGGTACAGCTTGTACAGTGACAGAAAAATTGATCTGACGTTGCTATGATTCAGAGAATTTTATCTGCGACAAGACTCGAACTAAACAAATGTGTAGTTCATATTTCTGTAACTCAGCTACCATCACGATCCTCAGATATTTTTCAGCTGTGTGACGTCATATACATAGTACCAAATCATGCATCAGAACAAAGCAATTAACCAAAATGTTTCCTTTTCTGGGCCTGCAAAATGAAAGAACATCTATTAGTTCAATTAGTTCCATGTATTTGAAACATTTTACGTTATTGTCTACCACATAAAGCAAATAAACAACTACTGAATTCTAAATTGGATCCATTATTGTGCACCCATGGAGGCATACTACCAATCATAGCTATTTACCTCTCGAAGTTTACGGAACACCGACGCTTCCAAATCGTTAAATCCAGTTCCATCAGTATTGTTTGTCCTTGATTCATATGTTTCTGTTGGTCTTGTTGATAATCCACCAGATTCTTGAACAGGAGCAACATTTAACGGAAACAGAGAGAAATGGTTCTGTATTGCTAATAACTGTAAAAAGAGAAACAAGTATTGGCCATTGCACAATGCAAGTAATATAATTCAAAGACAGGAAATGCCATTCAGTAATGATCCCAAATATTTAATAGAGGGAAGGACCCTACTATAATCAGATAAATAAATGCACAACCATGAAAAGAAACAACGTAGTACAACAAGAAGAACCTAGTTGCCTGGTAACTTTCAAGAATTTAGTTTGCCCTCTGCCCCTCTGGATAACCACTCCAAACTTTTCACTGAATTCTCCATGCCATCAGCATAAAGATGCATATTATTAACTTATGCAAGATTACAAATAACATATAGTTCTGTAGCCTTGTGAATTGAACTAGGAACATTTTCCTACAATCCTATCTTACTATGAGTTTGAACTAAAGTTACTAAACACTGCTTGTCACTTTCCTGGGATAGTATGAGATGCATATTTGCCCCTACCAACCATGCAAGGTTCAGATCAAAGTAACATCAACACACAAAAAAACATAACTCCAGTAACTGACATAAGTCAAACATGGAAATGGAATGCTCTCAAATGATAAAGGGTAAAGAAACAGGACTTACTGCAGCTTCTTTGGAGCCCATTACTACAATTGCTGAGCCCTTACTCCTTGATTTCCTTGTCTTGATAACAATGTCTTCAACTTTGCCAAATTTctggaagatctcctccaactttGCCGCACTGTACGAATCAGCACTCCCATCCCATGAAACCTTCAAGATTTTTCCCTTGTCCGTTTTCACCCCATCCTGTGGGGTTCCACCCTTCTTATCTCCATGTGCCTGAACACAtaaccaaattgtggagattgtcAAAATCAAACTGTTAGCCAATAAATATCAATGGCTCTGTTGGAGAACCTCTTGCTTCACCTTAGCACGGACTAGATAGGTACATCTACAATCACGGACTAGATAGGTACAGTTCAGAATTTTTCCCGGCACCAAGGATACAGAACATAATAATTTCTAATccagtaaaataaaaaaaaaacatgTCAAGACTATGCATTCTATCCAATTACCAGCCTCTTGCACATCCTTAGCATGGACCAGATAGGCACAAGTACAACTACATACAATTTCCCCTCTAATCTAATCACACTAATCATTAGGCTTGAAGCAATGTGATAATTCACGTGAGGCAATATGTATAATGCAACACAAATTAAGGAAAATTCCTGATACCCAGGAACCGAAATAGTAATTTCTAATCTAATTAAATGCAAAAAAATATAGGCTAGAGCATGACAAAACGCTATGCATCCTAGCCAATTCATTCAACGAACTCATTAACCAGTTTTCCAGAGCATGAAAAATCCGAGCGAGAACGTTCCAGACCCTTACCGAAGTCGATGTGGCACCAAATGCAGAAGCCTGCTTGGCGGCGCGGAACGCTGCGAGCTCGCGCTCAATGTCGGCGGCCATCCGCTGGGCCTCGCGCTTGGCGAGCTCCTCGGGATCGGCGGGGtggcccgcggcggcggcgcgctcgCGCTCCTCGAGGTCGGAGACGGCCTTCCGGCGCTTAACGCCCGTGGCGGCGGCGCGGGCTGCGGCCTCGCGGCGGCCGCGGAGGCGCGCGTCGAACTGGCGGCGAAGGGACTCGTCGCGGAGGAGTTTGTAGGAACTCGAGAGGAGCTGGAAGTCGGCGGTGGCGTTGGGGTCGTCGGGGCGCTTATCGGGGTGGCGCAGCCGCGACTGCGTCCGGTAGGCCTTCTCGATATGCTCGATGGTCAGCGCCGCGCCTTCCTCCCCCGACGGGAGGCAGAGTACCTCGTAGTGGTCGACGTCATCCCCCTCCTGCCCTGTAGCCGCCATGGGTAGTTGCTTGGTGGGGAGGCGCGTAAGCGGAGGGTGCACAAACCCTAGATCGGGGTGAGCTGATGGGGAGTTGCCGAGTTGGGGCACGACGAGAGCCGTCTGGCCGTCTGGGAACACCGAGCCCACGCGCGTCGGGCTACTGGTTGCCCGTCTTTTTTTTTACTTTAACCATTCTCACAAATACGTTTTTTCGGTTTAATTAGACATCATTTGTTTCATTAAAATTAAAtttcattttaataattataatttagacaaaactaattaagtttatatatttataaatATAATATATCTATATATTATACTAAATCATACGTGAGAGATAATTATATAATATatttatgttatagcgaagcaAGTAAAAGAGTGTGCTGTAAGTTGTACATCGAAAAAAATAACATGTAAATCTATAAAATCAGTTTTATCTCTCGTTCCATAAATTTTAGAtaagcttatatgataactttgaaaATTAGTaaaatgtcatattctaaaatATAGTCAATTAGTAAGATTCGTTTCGACACCAAAATAAATAATGTGTTCCGAATGCTGAGCTACCTAAGTGACAGAGCCACAGAGCGCCAGGCGCCGACCCCTTTTTCCTACCGTGTTGCCGCGAGCTGCCCCGAGGTCACTACATTAAGAATTTAGATATTTttattttaatttaatccagaaattaCTATATAATAGAGCCCGGAGCAGGGAGGACAATTATGTCCCGTTCGATTTCTTAGCAACGACATGGGAACAACGAGCATCGCTCTTCTCCACATGCCCCTGGACTCTTCTAGCGAGCACCCGATTCACCTCTTCCTGGTGAGCCAAATTCTTGACGTGCCTCGTCGGACTGCAACCCCAGCAAGAGTAAGCGCGATTAGAGAGAACCGCGAGCGAGCGCTCCATTCTAAATTGCAGGAGTCGAATTGTGGGGGAAGAGACGGAGGGGTGcagttagggcctgtttggttcactacctcagttgtcacactttgcctaacttttctggctaaggttagttattcaattcgaacgactaatcttaggcaaagtgtgacacatttagccacaaaccaaacatgcccttattCTTCCACCCATGGCTGCGGCATCAGCACGAGCGATGACATCTGGTACTCGCCTGCTGCAGCAGGTGTCCTCATTCGAGCGGGTGGTAGTGTCGAGTGGGCGGGTTGCTCCTTCGTTTTCGCGCTCTGCGATTTGGGGGCGGCGGACGGATGAGTATGTCCCGTCGCCAACTCCAGACTCCACAACCAGTGTCAGTGTGTATTCATCTACCTTATCCAACTGCGTTCATACAGGCGCTAAACAACATCAACCGTGAGTGGATCAATTGGTTGGGCATAGAAATAGAGGTTACTCTGTTACTGAATACTGTccattttttctgcaccatttgtTCATTTTAATAAAATGTCTTTTCATTCTGTCCCTGCAAATTTTAGTTAAAAATTGCTTCTTATTTGTGCTTACACTATCTGCTGGTGCAAAAGTGGAACAAATTCATTCTAATTATACAGCGCCATGCTCGATGTGTCTTCTTTCATCCCGCAACACTAGAGTACTTTGATTTTTACTTATAATGAAGTTGATTGTTCATGATAATCGGTATataaatgttgagcatgtttgcaCAATATGTTTACAATTATAGGTTACTAAATAATAAGAAATGTTCTTTCTCTAATAGTGAAATTATCATTAAAGCTCCAACATTATCTCCCCCTTAATGATATCTAGCTTTGTTCTTACTTACATAAAGATCGCTTGCTCGTGTTGATATCTGTACATTATAGTGTGAACGTCTGTACATTACCTTTATTGTCATTATATTTAGTTGTATATTTTCCTAGCTACTCTACAGCTAAGTAAACAATAGATTTGCACATATGTTTTATTTCCCTTCTGTACAccataaaataaataaaatcaCACATAAGATATCCTTACACTTAGACTTAATTGATGATGATAACTGGTACTTAGATGTCGTGCTTGATTGTCCTACCTTGATCTTTCGTCGCTATATTTTAAAAttcacgcacgcacgcacgcatttGAACAGTTGTTAATTCAAATTGCCCCTACTCAAGTTATCTCTTGCCTGCAGGTTTGGTTTCATAGAATGTATATGTAACTCCTATATTCCTTTATTTCCTTTGGGGCCTGATGAGCGGCTTGATGCATACGGCATACTCTATATATACTTCTCAACACTGAAATCAGGATATCAAGTCGCTGTATTGGGAGTTGGCATTGTCCAGGAATTTGACCTTAAGAATGTCAGTGAATTCTGGGATGACTGCGCAGGAGACTGGTGAGGCTTTCCACCCTGCACAATTTTTCGTAGTTGCATACACTCAAATTTGGAATTTGTGCTAGAACATTGCTTGTCAATGTTATGTTGCAGTGACAACTGTACCTTCCTATACACCAGGTTGACAAGGATTCTTTAGTAAGGAAACATGCCTTCTATGTATTGACACTATCACTTAGCATCTTTACCTCTTCATCTGGACATGATAGCTGGGAAAGCCGGAAAGGTGTGCTAACAAAGAAACCATGTCCCTTGGCTTTGGAGAGATGGACTAATTAGGTAAAAATTGTTCAAAATGTCAAGATCAGTCGAAGGTCTTTTCGTTACTCTATGAGATACTCCATGAGTATGGGACACACTTGGTTGAAGCAGCTTGGACACACCATGTTAGTTGATTTCCTCATGTTTTTCTTATCAAAAGCTATGAACAATATGGTATTTTTACCGATACTGGTCCTTAATTCAACACCTTTAGTGCTATGTATGCAAGTGCAATAATTGTTTATACATGCACTTTTAGCTTATAATGTCCAAAAACCATATTTAGGTAGTCCGGTTGTTTCAGCCTACGCTACAGAATGACTATCCAAACCACACCTCCTGTGGAGCCTTTCCTGCTCAGACGGAATCTAGGGAAAGAATTTTGTACTGGGTAAAGCTTTTGTGGGAGTGTGTGTTCAGTCATGAGAATCCTCAAGGTGAGTACTGAGCAAGTTACTAGCATAATATTATAGGTGTGGATACATAAGTGCGAAATATTGTTGCTCACTGGTCTAGTAGAATTAAGAATCTAAATATTTTTATTTTAATTTAAATACGAGTAGTACTTTAATATAATACTAGTAATATATCACTAGCACTAAATACTAGTAGTAGATCACTAGAACACTCGTAAATCGTACGCAACACGCAGGTGTAAAAAAAGGAACGCACACAGCAGCAACACGCAAGGCTAAAAAGCAGGAAAAAAAAAAGACCGGACGCCGAGCTGCTGAAGCTAGGTAAAAAGGGATGGACGTCAATAATCACGGTGCCAACCCTCGGGCACGTAAACGCAAGATCAACATATCTAAACAAAATCTCGACACCATTTATATTACCGTCGAGACAAGGATTCATTTGCTAAATTCAAACTTAAATGGGCATAGTTGTGATAAACTTTCCAAAAAAAGgctaaaaggaaaagaaaaaaaacggGCTGGTTGCCTGCCTCAGGACCAGAGATGGCAATTTCACCCTAAAACCCAAAACCAGATAGGTACTTGATCCGACAGTTGTGGGTATGGGTAAAGATTTTGACTCCTAGGTATAACTATATCAAACCCGAAGTTTCACGAGTGCGGATTTCTATTTCAACTCGCGAGTGACCCACATCCAACTCGAAATTTAGTTTATTCTTTATTTTACGCAAACAAAATTAAGATAAAATAATAATTATTTTGAATAAGTAACTTGGGTAATGAATCATGAAATGTTTTGTTGATGCTCAATATAAGAAGGTTTAAAATTTATAGATATAACTCAATATTATTGCTCATACTTAATTGCTTATAACCAAAGTTATCGGGGTGATAATTAGAGGTACCCAGATTATCCCTCCAAGAAATGCATTCATAAGAAGTTAAGACATAACCTCCAAAGGGAAGCAGCTCAGATACCTCCTAACCCGAGGCATCTCCCCGAGGGTCTCCAACCTCAGGCAAATCCCCGCCTCGCCCGAAGTCACCATCGCCCcgtccgtctcgcccgagccgaTCCCATGCAGATAGGACAAAGACGCCTGAAGCCTAGCGGGGAACACTCGCATTTAATGCGCACACCTACCCCACGCAGTGGCACAGGAGCACAGTGAATAAACAAGACAACAGTCATATCCGAGCGCAACAACATGATTATGCCCCTGATACTGTACACGCACGCCGCCTGCCACTCAATGGGACATCTAATACGACAGGAGGAGCAGAACCGGCCCTCGGGCCTAAATCTCCACCTTGCCCAACGCTGAGTTTGGCCTTGGGTGCAATCTCCATCTTGCCCGACGCTGAGTTTGGCCTCGGGTGATTTCTCCACCTcacccgagcttgccctcggtcaCCTGCTCCACCGCGAATCCGCAGGCGGCCACTCTGCTCACTGTGGCACACGTTAGGGATGGCTCGATCAAAACCTCGGgaagacttccgcctcgcccaagCAGGGCTCTGACCTTGATAAACGCAGCAAAGAATCACAATGACACCCAGCATAGGGACGCTCACGCACCCCGTAAGCAGGCTTTTACCCATACCACGACGCTATTGCAACAACTACGGTATGGGCAACCCCTCCCCTAGGGTCTCGGGCGTACGACCAAGCCCTCGGCCTCTGCTCAGCTCTCAGCATGAAATCAGCGGGCACAAGTCAATAATATAGTGCATCGTCATATCAATCACAAGAGGCTAAGACATCTCTCTTTAGAATATGATGACCTCAGGCTTCAAGCATACATCTCCTACATGTATAAATAGGGCACTGTAGTTCTTCCAAGGGGCAAGGCAAACACACAGGGCGAATACCTAGTAGTTTCTCACTAAGTCTTAGATATTGGCACTTGTCTCAATCATTTCCAGGGACTTGGGAACTTTCCCTCTCCCGCTGTGCTTGTAATCCCTACTGCAAGCACTCAGGTGCGAGTAAGATAAGCATCATCCCCCTCTGTTGGAAGTAGGGCTTTGCATTGCACGAACCAGGATAAATTGTTTGTGTCAACTCGCACACCATCTAGACTATGGGCACGCGACATCATTTACTAGTTGGTTAGGACCCTTAGTCAGAACTCCGAacactgacagttggcgcgccagatagGGGGTTGTCGCGTGAAACACCTCTAGTTCCCGTCAAGACTCTAGATCCGCAGTCGGTCATTAGCTGCTAAATGGGAGGCTCCGTCGAAGCTACTAACTAGCAGTAACGAGGCTATCAAATATTTTATTGGGTCATCAGTATTATCTACTGGATCTTTACTATAGAACTCTTGTTATTAACACCGTTTTTTCTGTTGAGTTTGTGATTCAAATTTTGAAGAAGGTGGTCAAGTTAgcgagcgaagcggaggcccgtcACCGGGAGGTTTGGGCCACGAGGCTGGGGGTGCGGTCCCTACTTAGTTTAGggtttcacctctataaatatTTTTATAAGCCACATGAGATAGTTATTTCAATTGTAAATCTCCTGCAATCTGTAAACACCCGAAAAATAGTGAGATTGTTGTTGGCTGGCACTCGTGGTTTTTTTCCCTTCGCATTGGAGGGATTTTCCACGTTAAATCTATGCCTTCTCTATGTTTGATCTACTTTGTGTTGTATTGATTCTTAACAATTTCTATTAGATATTCAGAAAATTACCGGGTCAGCTGACCCCAAAAAATGGCCTGACTCCGCCCTAGCTAACTAGCAAAGGCTCCGGCCGCCTATGGTCCTGTGCAAGTATGGTTAGTCAAGATGAGGGGTAAAGTCTTCGCGTTGCTAATCGAGGTCATGTTCGGCCTCCCCAACAATGGGCTTAGAAGATAAACCGGGGTTGTATCCATCTTCATCTAGCTAGTTTTTCCTACCATGTTGGAGTTAATAGAAAGAACAATAATTTTAGCTGGTTCATTGAGTCAGGACATCCAGATGAGTGATGAGCATAGCGGAGGTGTGAAGAAGAGGAAATGAGTGGATGATTACCATGTTTTTTCTATCATGTTCGTTTCGGATTAAAGCCGGCTGTTTGGAGTGCTACAGACTACAGCTGTAATCCGTAGAAACAAAAACATTATAGAAACAGTAGAAACCCGTATGGATTAAAGCTAAATGGATAGGAGCTCACTTCCTCGTCTAATCTAGATGCGTAGAATTATATGTCGATGGTTTCTTATGGTAATGACCGACTGTCCTGTAGTGGTTGGATATAGGATGCAGGTGATCAACAAACAGAAGGTTAACCTCAGCCAGAAACGAATTCAACGGAGGAGGGAAACCGGAAGATCTCGCCCAAAATGCAAAGCAAGGAAGATTCTTCTGATGGTGATGGGAGTACTAAATTAAGAAGACTATGTTCATATCCGGGCAAAGCTAGGCCAAGCCACTAACAGCCACAGCCTTGCAGGAGGAGTAAATTTCTCTCTTGTAATAGGTTACTAACAGTTCAGTTTGCTTTATTATCTTTAGTCACATTTGAAAAAGTTAATGAAACTCTGCAACTGAGTTCAGAACAGTAAGCTTTGCACTAAAGAATACAGAGCCACTAGTGTATGCGTCGATTCCCCTTGGAAGGGGCGCAGTGAAAGTGAAAATGACGAAGCATGCACGGACCCTTTTTGCTCACTTGGCGGGAGCATTGATAGGCTTGGAGAAGGAGCCATAGGTGACGCTGAACTCAACGAACTTGTCCGCGTCAGGGATGGCGTCGACCACGGCCGGGTGGGCACACAGACGATCAGCCCACGCCACCAGGTTCGGGACCTTGGCCTTGTCCAGCAGGGTGACCCCGGCGATCTTCTCCACCGCCTTCACCCAGCCGACATGCGACACCAGAGCGATGTCCAGGTACCCGACGCTGTCCCCGCCGAAGTAGCGCTTCCCCTGGCTGAGCTGCGCGAAAGCCTCCTCTAGGAGCTGCAGGGCCGCGGACAGCTGCCCCGCCGCCTGCTCCATGCCCCCGTCGTCCGTTCCCTTCAGTATGCGGATCGCCCAAGGCAGCTGCATGCATGCGTATGCGTATGCGTATGCGTAAGAGGTCTCGGTCGACTACGACTAGCTAGCTAGTTAGTTTTTGCTTCACCTTGTCGTCGACGTACTGCGCCCAGAACCGCTGGACGGCGCGGGCGTGAGCGTCGACGGGGAGGAAGGCCGGCGCGCCGGAGGACCAGACCTCGTCGATGTACTGGACGATGATCAGAGACTCGGAGATGGGCTTGCCGTGGTGGAGCAGGACGGGGATCTTCTTGTGCACCGGgttcgacctcagcagcagctcgCTCTTCCtgcccaccacctcctccacgaACTCGAACTCGACGCCCTTCAGCTTCAGGGCGATCAGGACGCGGATCACGAACGGGCTCGGCCATAGGCCGATCACACGCACGGCGGCCTCTGACATTTTTTTCCCGAGTTCTGAGAGCTCTACTGGCAGCACTACTGTTTCCGTCGTCGTGAGTCGTGACATATCCTGAGGAGAAGTTGTATGTGATGATTTATATAACAAAGCAGCGAGCTCGCGCTCGTTCTTTTCTCTTTCTCTGCACGGCCGCGGGCTATCTAGACGTCGTTGCGTGCGTCATGTTCCGGACACAGCTGCCTCTTTTCTGAGCGTCGTTTCCAGCTGAGCCACTGAGGTGAGCGCTTTCGTCATCGAAGCTGCCGTGTGTTTTGCGTGCCAGGGCCGTTTCTGACTTTTCAGGGGCCCAGTGCGAAATCCGATATCGAGACCCATCCAcacatatatataattatacataTATTATCAAATATTTGACATATAAAAATTATTATGCACTATTTTGAAGTTTACaagataacaaatgtaaaatatAGCAAAAAACACATGTTATCTCATATTATTAAAAATATCTTttaacattttgtgatacaaagtcaTCTCTTATATCATTAagatcaatctcatccaacaactttTTTTGATATATAGAATCACCAAGCCATTTAACATCTTGAGTTATTGTTGATCAAAAATAGTTCACaaaaatatttcaattttaaaaagcttctctcTGCCAAAGCAACCATCATATGTATAGTTTATAATACTCTCCCTATATCAAAATAGAATttgttttgcttctttagtggatttatcatcatcaatataaacataaaaatcaagaactaaaacaaatactattttgaaACGGATGGAGTATTCGATAAGTAATTGAGACAGTTTAAGAATATAAACGAGACTAGTCGATAACTCGATAACGCATCGCTCTTTACGTATTTATGTCTATAATAGATAAGTTTAATAGAAAAAAATACTACCGTACAGTGGCTACGGGGCCCTCTATTTTTGGGGGCCCGGTGCGGCGGCACCCTTGGCACCCCCACAGGGACGGCCCTGTTGCGTGCGTCATGTTCCGGACACAGCTGCCTCTTTTCTGAGCGTCGTTTCCAGCTGAGCCACTGAGGTGAGCGCTTTCGTCATCGAAGCTGCCGTGTGTTGGATTTTATACGGTCGATCAGTTTAAGACCTTCACCTTGCCATTCAGTCAACCGTTTCCTAATCATAAAGACACAAAGAGAGAGGCAAATGATTGATTTAGGCAAGAGAAAGGACAGACAATTGCATAGAGGCAAGAAAAAAACACATCTTTCTCTTTTTTCTATGTACTTTCTCCATTCTTTTTATTTGTTATGTTTTAGTTCAGAAATAAGTTAGAGGACGACAAATATCTAATAACAGATACTCCCAATCCGGCAACGGATCTTTGACTTTGCGAAGGTGGCCGGTGGCCCATGCTGACTCCCAATAACTCAGGGTCGGGCATCTCCAATAGGGCCTACGGACTGGAATCTTCCTAAATGTCTTAAGtcatgtttggtttctttagtttagggactaaagtttagtctctaaTATGTTTGGTTTTAAGGACTAAAATTAATAAGAGTATactaaatgactcataagaagactaaaatgaCCTTTAACATTTTCCTActattagtacaattgaactaaatgagGGGCAAATGTGTAATTAATATGATTTAATCTCTTTTAACCATATCTTGAGGGACTAGGGACTAAAGCAGTTTAGTCCCTATTTTAGTCCTACCGTTTGACAATTTAGGAACTAAGGGCATGTTTGTTTCAGTttataaattatataatctagattataatctaaattatataatccagattataatctagatatatTATAATTTACATGTAGTTGTTTTGTAGTTTAGATTATATAAATGTAGATTATTCACAAAGACAATAATACCCTTGTTTGTTTATTTGAGGTGAGAAAAGAATGATgacatatattgtaatttctatttacataaccatgggtagtgggtcttttaccaaaataatctcaaataagcttgtcggcgttccgagaccgggggggtcccttgggccgacgagtgagtgtcgccgcgtgccccagcccagatgagtcgagcgcgagggcgagcgcgaaggggggagaagcgaggcggccggagaccggcgtgagagaggtgggaatcccgcggccttcgtgttcgtcccgtgcccaggtcgggtgcgcttgcagtaggggattacaagcgtccacgcgggagagggaagcgagcgaccccaagagagcgcctgtctcgtcctcgtccccgcgcggccaaccctctctaagagggccctggtccttccttttataggcgtaaggagaggatccaggcgtacaatgggggtgtagcagagtgctacgtgtctagcgggggagagctagcgccctaagtacatgccgtcgtggcagccggagagattttggcacccagctggtgtgatgtcgtggccgtcggaggagcgatggagcctggcggagggacagctgtcggagcggttgggtccttgctgacgtcctcttgcttccgtaagggggctgagagccgccgtcgtcacagagcatgcggggcgcctcttgcttccgtaagggggctgagagccgccgtcgtcacagagcatgcggggcgccatcattgcctatctggcggagctagctagatgggacgccggtcttgtttcctgcggcccgagtcagctcggggtagggcgatgatggcgcctcccattgacgtggctggtctacgccctaggttgggcgaggtggaagctcctccgaagccgaggtcgagtctgtcttccgtggccgaggccgagtccgagcccctggtcgggcgaggcggaggtcgtcggctgaggtcagggcggagtccgagccctagggtcgggcgaagcggagttcgtcgtcttctagggctgagcccgagtccgagccctgggtcgggcggagcggagttcgccgtcttccgggacttagcccgagtccgagccctgggtcgggcggagcggagttcgccgtcttccgggacttagcccgagtccgagccctgggtcgggcggagcagagttcgccgtcttccgggacttagcccgagtccgagccctgggtcgggcggagcggagttcgccgtcttccgggacttagcccgagtccgagccctgggtcgggcagagcggagttcgccgtcttctgggacttagcccgagtccgagccctgggtcgggcggagcggagtttcctgtggtgccttctgcaggacctgactgcctgtcagtctcactctgtcaagtggcactgcagtcggcgcggcacaggcggcgttgtccttttgtcaggccggtcagtggagcggcgaagtgacggcggtcacttcggctctgccggggggcgcatgtcaggataagggtgtcagaccacctttgcattaaatgctcctg
It contains:
- the LOC100284067 gene encoding uncharacterized protein LOC100284067; protein product: MAATGQEGDDVDHYEVLCLPSGEEGAALTIEHIEKAYRTQSRLRHPDKRPDDPNATADFQLLSSSYKLLRDESLRRQFDARLRGRREAAARAAATGVKRRKAVSDLEERERAAAAGHPADPEELAKREAQRMAADIERELAAFRAAKQASAFGATSTSAHGDKKGGTPQDGVKTDKGKILKVSWDGSADSYSAAKLEEIFQKFGKVEDIVIKTRKSRSKGSAIVVMGSKEAALLAIQNHFSLFPLNVAPVQESGGLSTRPTETYESRTNNTDGTGFNDLEASVFRKLREAQKRKHFG
- the LOC541842 gene encoding glutathione transferase31, encoding MSRLTTTETVVLPVELSELGKKMSEAAVRVIGLWPSPFVIRVLIALKLKGVEFEFVEEVVGRKSELLLRSNPVHKKIPVLLHHGKPISESLIIVQYIDEVWSSGAPAFLPVDAHARAVQRFWAQYVDDKLPWAIRILKGTDDGGMEQAAGQLSAALQLLEEAFAQLSQGKRYFGGDSVGYLDIALVSHVGWVKAVEKIAGVTLLDKAKVPNLVAWADRLCAHPAVVDAIPDADKFVEFSVTYGSFSKPINAPAK